Proteins found in one Actinokineospora alba genomic segment:
- a CDS encoding cyanobactin maturation protease PatG family protein gives MTELLDAVDPTPGPASIVPAAAPAPGVRPAGGPKSVNVRYVYAIGRIEPRFPSLGLEKEFAQATGRADTAGLTDRETAHAVLSDPANRYLARQLCWVFSIEGQESYLLLPRDATDLDMVIEAIRPAPVSGDIDVIIGAAAGLAPADMCNGLIVPMLAFDQVYSFDTESFIAAIPRPEALAENDFQAAARELFARIQQLADNAGATDEHRAVNYLAMRYPAIYAHATEQFARSLSLTGVEVTPSRLSGVRTLVNVVFTYTHRTTGVTEKHAARVDVTEQFPFLASPLAPYYDR, from the coding sequence ATGACCGAGCTACTCGACGCCGTCGATCCCACCCCTGGCCCGGCCTCGATCGTGCCCGCCGCGGCCCCCGCACCCGGGGTGCGCCCGGCGGGCGGCCCCAAGTCCGTGAACGTCCGGTACGTGTACGCGATCGGCCGGATCGAACCCCGCTTCCCCAGCCTGGGGCTGGAGAAGGAGTTCGCCCAGGCCACCGGCCGCGCCGACACCGCGGGCCTGACCGACCGCGAGACCGCGCACGCGGTGCTCTCCGACCCGGCGAACCGCTACCTGGCGCGGCAGCTGTGCTGGGTGTTCTCCATCGAGGGTCAGGAGTCCTACCTGCTGCTCCCCCGCGACGCCACCGACCTGGACATGGTGATCGAGGCGATCCGCCCGGCCCCGGTGTCCGGCGACATCGACGTAATCATCGGCGCCGCCGCCGGGCTCGCCCCCGCCGACATGTGCAACGGCCTCATCGTGCCGATGCTCGCCTTCGACCAGGTGTACTCGTTCGACACCGAGTCCTTCATCGCCGCGATCCCCCGCCCGGAAGCCTTGGCGGAGAACGACTTCCAGGCCGCCGCCCGGGAGCTGTTCGCCCGGATCCAGCAGCTGGCGGACAACGCGGGCGCCACCGATGAGCACCGCGCGGTCAACTACCTGGCGATGCGCTACCCGGCCATCTACGCCCACGCCACCGAGCAGTTCGCCCGCAGCCTGTCGCTGACCGGCGTCGAGGTCACCCCGTCGCGGCTCTCGGGTGTGCGCACGCTGGTGAACGTCGTCTTCACCTACACCCACCGCACCACCGGCGTCACGGAGAAACATGCCGCGCGGGTGGATGTCACCGAGCAGTTCCCGTTCCTGGCTAGCCCGCTCGCCCCGTACTACGACCGCTGA
- a CDS encoding chitin binding peritrophin-A domain-containing protein: MAFPGFTAHQALAPATGRYRSGATRDGGMIAVVPASFAFDCSDKADGNYPHPTKCDHYIACVAHEHAYELPCAMGHDGQRLHYVQDSGPNPATSRCDYPEVAGCQA, translated from the coding sequence ATGGCATTCCCCGGCTTCACCGCCCACCAGGCACTCGCTCCGGCGACCGGCCGCTACCGCTCCGGCGCCACCCGAGACGGCGGCATGATCGCCGTGGTCCCGGCGAGCTTCGCCTTCGACTGCTCGGACAAGGCGGACGGCAACTACCCGCATCCCACCAAGTGCGACCACTACATCGCCTGCGTCGCGCACGAACACGCTTATGAGCTGCCGTGCGCGATGGGACACGACGGACAACGTCTGCACTATGTGCAGGATTCGGGACCGAACCCGGCGACGTCGCGTTGCGACTACCCGGAGGTCGCGGGCTGCCAGGCGTAG